From Halodesulfovibrio aestuarii DSM 17919 = ATCC 29578, the proteins below share one genomic window:
- the leuC gene encoding 3-isopropylmalate dehydratase large subunit gives MAYTLAQKILQRHTDQKIEGTGQIVQCDVSLVLANDITAPLAIKSFKAMGAKSVFDKDKVALVMDHFTPQKDIASAIQVKNTREFAQEQNITHYYEGGNCGVEHALLPELGLVGPGDIVIGADSHTCTYGGLGAFATGLGSTDVAGGMALGSTWFKVPPTIRAVFNGELPEFVGAKDLILRLIGEIGVSGALYKALEFGGSTIDALDVEGRMTIANMAIEAGGKCGLFSADAKTLEYTAARGRHDEALSPDEGAEYERVLIFDVSNMSPMVACPHLPDNVHPVENVEPKKVDQVVIGSCTNGRISDLREAAAVLKGRKVASHTRTIVLPATPNIWKQALREGLIETFMDSGCIVGPATCGPCLGGHMGILADGEVAVATTNRNFKGRMGSLESEVYLSSPSVAAASALAGEIADPRKV, from the coding sequence ATGGCGTATACACTCGCACAAAAAATCTTACAGAGACACACAGACCAAAAAATCGAAGGAACCGGACAGATCGTTCAGTGTGATGTTTCCTTGGTTCTTGCAAATGATATTACCGCACCGCTCGCGATTAAGTCGTTTAAGGCAATGGGTGCAAAGTCTGTGTTTGATAAAGACAAAGTGGCACTTGTTATGGACCACTTTACTCCCCAAAAAGATATCGCATCCGCAATTCAGGTCAAAAATACCCGTGAATTCGCGCAGGAACAAAATATTACCCATTACTACGAAGGTGGTAATTGTGGTGTTGAACACGCTCTCTTGCCTGAGCTTGGACTCGTTGGCCCCGGTGACATTGTAATCGGCGCGGACTCTCATACTTGTACCTATGGTGGTCTTGGAGCTTTCGCAACAGGCCTTGGCTCAACAGATGTAGCAGGCGGTATGGCACTTGGTTCTACATGGTTCAAAGTTCCGCCAACAATCCGTGCAGTTTTCAATGGCGAACTTCCTGAGTTCGTAGGCGCAAAAGACCTTATTCTGCGTCTCATCGGTGAAATCGGCGTGTCCGGTGCACTTTATAAGGCTCTGGAATTCGGTGGTTCCACAATTGATGCTCTCGATGTGGAAGGCCGTATGACTATAGCTAACATGGCTATTGAAGCCGGCGGTAAATGCGGTCTCTTCTCTGCGGATGCGAAAACACTCGAATACACAGCCGCACGCGGTCGTCACGATGAAGCTCTTTCACCGGATGAAGGCGCAGAATATGAACGTGTTCTTATCTTCGACGTATCAAACATGTCACCGATGGTTGCATGTCCGCATTTGCCGGATAACGTGCATCCAGTCGAAAATGTCGAACCTAAAAAGGTTGATCAGGTCGTTATCGGCTCTTGTACCAACGGTCGTATCAGTGATCTTCGTGAAGCCGCTGCCGTACTCAAAGGACGCAAAGTCGCTTCACATACACGTACCATTGTTCTTCCGGCAACACCGAATATCTGGAAACAGGCATTGCGTGAAGGTCTCATCGAAACCTTTATGGATTCAGGCTGTATCGTAGGCCCTGCAACCTGTGGACCATGTCTCGGTGGTCACATGGGTATCCTTGCTGACGGTGAAGTGGCAGTAGCTACAACGAACCGTAACTTTAAAGGACGCATGGGCAGCCTTGAGTCAGAAGTCTACCTCTCAAGCCCTTCCGTAGCTGCGGCAAGTGCATTAGCAGGTGAGATCGCAGACCCACGCAAAGTGTAG
- a CDS encoding 2-isopropylmalate synthase, whose product MSDRLYIFDTTLRDGEQSPGATMNQNEKIRLARELENLGVDIMEAGFPAASQGDFEAVRKIAQTVKHTQVAGLCRAMAADIDRCWDAIKDAKHPRIHTFLATSPVHMEYKLRKTPEQVLEMTEAAVRHAAKYTSNIEFSAEDASRSDWDFLAKVAETAINAGATTINIPDTVGYAQPQEFGDMVRHVIEHTSNSHKAIFSVHCHNDLGLGVANTLAAINAGARQAEVTISGIGERAGNAALEELIMALRTRGDYYGIETNVKSEQLFPTCRLLSMIIGQPIPANKAIVGANAFAHESGIHQDGMLKNRETYEIMTPESVGREKTDLILGKHSGRNAIKGKTTELGYPLEDNELQIVFEAVKRLADKKEKVYDADIEAIILEEVYRIPDKYRLVHLSVQSSDVGVPPSAAVVMEINGIRREHTTFGTGPIDAVFKTISQIVGRAPKLNRYSVNAITSGGDAQGEVTVRLEENGYSTVGRGSDPDIIAASARAFLNALNRLDKMNSEG is encoded by the coding sequence ATGTCCGATCGCTTATACATTTTCGATACCACTTTGAGAGATGGAGAGCAGTCTCCCGGCGCAACAATGAACCAGAACGAAAAAATTCGTCTCGCGCGTGAACTTGAGAATTTGGGTGTCGATATTATGGAAGCAGGATTTCCTGCTGCAAGCCAAGGGGATTTTGAAGCAGTACGCAAGATTGCACAGACCGTTAAGCATACACAGGTTGCTGGGTTGTGCCGAGCGATGGCGGCGGATATTGATAGATGCTGGGATGCAATTAAAGACGCAAAGCATCCACGAATCCATACGTTTTTAGCAACCAGTCCGGTACATATGGAGTACAAGCTTCGTAAAACACCGGAACAGGTTTTGGAAATGACAGAAGCGGCTGTAAGGCATGCAGCTAAGTATACCTCTAATATTGAATTTTCTGCGGAAGATGCATCCCGCTCCGATTGGGATTTCCTTGCAAAAGTAGCAGAAACAGCAATTAATGCAGGCGCAACCACCATCAACATTCCTGATACTGTGGGGTATGCACAACCTCAGGAATTCGGAGATATGGTTCGCCACGTAATTGAGCACACTAGCAACAGCCATAAGGCTATTTTTAGTGTGCATTGCCATAACGACCTCGGTCTTGGTGTGGCAAACACCCTTGCTGCAATTAATGCAGGTGCAAGGCAGGCAGAGGTGACTATCTCCGGTATCGGAGAACGAGCCGGTAACGCAGCTCTTGAAGAGCTCATAATGGCGTTGCGTACTCGTGGTGATTACTACGGCATTGAAACTAACGTGAAGTCTGAGCAGTTGTTCCCGACATGCCGCTTACTTTCAATGATCATCGGTCAGCCGATTCCTGCCAATAAAGCAATTGTCGGCGCAAACGCATTTGCGCATGAGTCCGGTATCCATCAGGACGGCATGCTCAAGAACCGCGAAACCTACGAGATCATGACCCCTGAGTCCGTAGGCCGTGAAAAAACAGATCTCATCCTCGGTAAACATTCCGGTCGTAACGCCATTAAAGGAAAAACAACCGAGCTTGGTTATCCGTTGGAAGATAACGAATTACAGATTGTTTTCGAGGCAGTAAAACGCCTCGCAGATAAAAAAGAGAAGGTTTACGACGCAGACATTGAGGCAATTATCCTTGAGGAAGTCTACCGTATCCCGGATAAATACAGACTGGTACATCTCTCCGTTCAGTCAAGTGATGTGGGCGTGCCACCAAGCGCTGCTGTTGTAATGGAAATTAACGGCATTCGCAGAGAGCACACTACGTTCGGCACAGGTCCGATTGATGCAGTATTTAAAACCATTTCTCAGATCGTTGGGCGTGCACCAAAGCTCAATCGATACAGTGTGAACGCCATAACCAGTGGTGGAGATGCTCAGGGCGAAGTAACCGTACGCCTTGAAGAGAATGGATACAGCACAGTTGGACGTGGATCCGATCCTGACATCATTGCCGCTAGCGCAAGAGCATTCCTGAACGCTTTAAATAGACTCGATAAAATGAACTCGGAGGGTTAA
- the pssA gene encoding CDP-diacylglycerol--serine O-phosphatidyltransferase, which yields MDQTKARKGIYILPNLFTTASLFAGFMGLIWASAGKFEMCATAILFSALMDGLDGKVARLTGTASEFGVQFDSLCDLVAFGLVPAFMMYSMYLHQFNRLGIAVAFLFAACAALRLARFNISTAVVPKKFFIGLPSPAGGCALAAFVFFVQYIPAELSGIIPAIALGLTFVAAFSMVSRVRYFSFKEYGFVKARPFSTLVSAILIFTLIISEPKLLGFIIIGGYIISGPVYTFLFLSRRSTKLLGDLSES from the coding sequence ATGGATCAAACAAAAGCCCGTAAGGGAATCTACATTTTGCCTAACCTTTTTACCACAGCAAGCCTCTTTGCAGGTTTTATGGGGTTGATATGGGCATCTGCGGGCAAATTTGAGATGTGTGCTACCGCTATTTTATTCTCCGCTCTTATGGATGGGTTGGATGGCAAGGTTGCACGCCTTACAGGTACTGCTAGTGAATTTGGAGTACAGTTCGACTCCTTGTGTGATCTCGTAGCGTTTGGTCTCGTACCAGCCTTTATGATGTACTCAATGTACCTTCACCAGTTCAACCGTCTTGGCATTGCTGTCGCATTTTTGTTCGCAGCATGTGCTGCTCTCAGGTTGGCACGTTTCAACATATCCACTGCAGTGGTTCCTAAGAAGTTCTTTATCGGACTTCCTTCACCTGCCGGCGGCTGTGCACTTGCAGCCTTCGTATTCTTTGTCCAGTACATTCCTGCTGAACTTTCTGGTATTATCCCTGCGATTGCGCTGGGTCTTACTTTTGTTGCAGCATTTTCAATGGTCAGCCGTGTACGTTACTTCTCCTTTAAAGAGTACGGTTTCGTAAAAGCTCGTCCATTCAGCACTCTCGTTTCTGCTATCCTTATCTTTACCCTAATTATTAGCGAGCCGAAGCTACTAGGCTTCATTATTATTGGCGGCTATATTATTAGCGGACCTGTGTATACATTCCTATTTCTATCACGCAGGTCCACAAAGTTACTGGGTGACCTTTCCGAGAGCTAA
- a CDS encoding phosphatidylserine decarboxylase family protein translates to MRKATSGLTPEGIPSLVLTGLGTLAFAIMGCWILSTVFFILFWFSLHFFRDPERVTPTGEGLAVSPADGKVIKITPMEDPFTGERRMCICIFMNVFSVHVNRSPIESTVRGIKYFSGKYLNAAWDKASTDNERCAYDLEHTDGSRWTMVQIAGLIARRIVCRVGVDEALTRGERYGMIKFGSRVDLYLPEGYAPSVDVGEQVFAGETVIACKSEK, encoded by the coding sequence ATGAGAAAAGCAACAAGCGGCCTTACCCCGGAAGGTATTCCTTCCCTCGTGCTGACCGGTCTTGGTACTCTTGCATTTGCCATTATGGGATGTTGGATACTCTCTACTGTGTTCTTTATTCTTTTCTGGTTCAGTCTGCATTTTTTCCGCGATCCGGAACGTGTTACACCAACAGGTGAAGGTCTTGCTGTAAGTCCTGCTGACGGTAAAGTTATAAAGATTACTCCAATGGAAGATCCGTTCACTGGTGAGCGCCGTATGTGCATTTGTATTTTTATGAATGTTTTCAGCGTGCATGTGAATCGCTCTCCGATTGAAAGCACTGTTCGCGGTATTAAATATTTTTCAGGAAAGTACTTAAATGCTGCGTGGGACAAGGCTTCAACGGATAACGAACGTTGTGCATACGACCTTGAACATACTGACGGCAGTCGTTGGACAATGGTACAGATCGCTGGCCTTATAGCTCGCAGAATTGTGTGCCGTGTGGGCGTTGATGAGGCTTTAACTCGTGGAGAACGTTACGGAATGATCAAGTTCGGTTCTCGGGTTGACCTTTACTTGCCAGAGGGATATGCTCCTTCCGTTGATGTCGGTGAACAGGTCTTTGCAGGTGAAACTGTAATTGCCTGCAAAAGTGAAAAGTAA
- a CDS encoding HAD family hydrolase — translation MSTEQSHPIEVVFFDFSGVLADEGFIDGVRKIAARNGFDQDEFQSVVTEICYEGGYATGKVSEAEFWEEVRKKTGLVEQSELLHLEVLTGFAVRLWMLEVVDIIRASGVKTAILSDHTNWLEELDFEHSIYSHFDRVFNSYREGISKRSHDYFFHAMRAMDVTPECSLFVDDNPSNLLRADEVGMQTLLYDDHGKVLDRLQALFPNLIFPAG, via the coding sequence ATGAGTACTGAACAGTCACACCCCATAGAAGTTGTATTTTTTGACTTTAGCGGCGTGCTTGCCGATGAAGGTTTTATTGACGGGGTACGCAAGATAGCTGCACGTAACGGTTTTGATCAGGATGAATTTCAGTCTGTAGTAACAGAAATATGTTACGAGGGCGGTTATGCGACCGGTAAAGTGAGTGAAGCGGAATTCTGGGAAGAAGTACGCAAAAAAACAGGGCTGGTTGAGCAGAGCGAGCTGTTGCATCTTGAGGTCTTAACAGGATTTGCTGTCCGGTTATGGATGCTTGAAGTAGTGGATATTATTCGTGCGAGTGGTGTGAAGACTGCGATTTTAAGCGACCACACTAACTGGCTTGAAGAACTTGACTTTGAACATTCCATCTACTCCCATTTTGATCGTGTATTTAACTCATACCGTGAAGGTATTTCAAAACGTTCACACGATTATTTTTTTCATGCAATGCGCGCCATGGATGTGACACCCGAATGCTCTTTATTTGTGGATGATAACCCTTCTAATTTATTGCGTGCAGATGAGGTCGGGATGCAGACTTTGCTGTATGATGACCATGGGAAGGTCTTGGATCGTCTTCAGGCATTATTTCCTAATCTCATTTTTCCAGCAGGATAG
- a CDS encoding YbgA family protein, with product MQTTKKIRIGISSCLLGNPVRFDGGHKKDQWLVNTLGEYVDYVPVCPEVEMGLPIPREALRLVGNPDNPRLVTNKTYQDYTTQMKEFSARRTKELEQENLCGFVFKRSSPSSGMERVKVYKDVPPEDAKKSGPPSLNGIGVFARTFMKHFPLLPVEEEGRLGDANLRENFIERIFVMQRWRAMLEQPFSLRNLVEFHTNHKLLIMSHSITHYRSMGKLVAHAKQIEPQDLLQQYQTELLTALKLKATVKKHTNVLQHIAGYFKNDLSSDEKKELQEIIEQYHSELVPLIVPLTLCNHYVRKYDKQYLSSQWYLNPHPVELKLRNHV from the coding sequence ATGCAAACCACAAAAAAAATTCGCATTGGTATTTCTTCCTGTCTACTTGGCAACCCTGTCCGCTTTGATGGTGGCCATAAAAAAGATCAATGGCTTGTAAACACGCTCGGCGAATACGTTGACTACGTACCAGTGTGTCCAGAAGTTGAAATGGGACTTCCAATCCCCCGCGAAGCTCTACGACTTGTTGGAAATCCCGATAATCCGCGACTCGTTACAAATAAAACATATCAGGATTACACAACACAGATGAAAGAATTCTCTGCACGCCGGACAAAAGAACTGGAACAAGAAAACCTGTGCGGCTTCGTTTTCAAACGCTCGTCTCCTTCCAGCGGCATGGAACGTGTGAAAGTTTACAAAGATGTCCCTCCGGAAGACGCCAAAAAGTCCGGCCCGCCAAGTTTAAACGGTATTGGCGTCTTTGCTCGAACTTTTATGAAACACTTTCCGCTGCTGCCAGTCGAAGAAGAAGGTCGACTCGGTGACGCAAATTTGCGTGAGAATTTTATTGAACGAATTTTTGTCATGCAGCGCTGGAGAGCAATGCTTGAGCAACCCTTCTCCCTGCGAAATCTAGTAGAATTTCACACCAACCATAAGCTACTGATAATGTCCCATAGTATCACTCATTACCGATCTATGGGAAAACTGGTGGCCCACGCAAAACAAATCGAACCTCAGGACCTGCTCCAGCAATATCAAACTGAATTACTGACAGCACTAAAACTAAAGGCAACTGTTAAAAAGCATACTAATGTCTTACAACATATTGCCGGATACTTTAAGAACGATCTCTCTTCTGATGAAAAGAAAGAACTTCAAGAAATTATCGAACAATACCACAGCGAACTTGTACCACTAATCGTTCCGCTTACCCTTTGTAACCATTATGTGCGTAAATACGACAAACAATACCTGAGCTCACAATGGTATCTCAACCCGCATCCTGTTGAATTAAAACTTCGGAACCACGTTTAA
- a CDS encoding HU family DNA-binding protein has protein sequence MNKSELVKVMAEEHNLSKDEAVMLVNVFFDSIREALVEEGRVEIRGFGSFKVKEYKGYKGRNPKTGESVTVSPKKLPVFRAGKELKEMVNK, from the coding sequence GTGAATAAAAGCGAATTAGTTAAAGTCATGGCTGAGGAGCACAACCTGTCTAAAGATGAAGCAGTAATGCTTGTTAACGTTTTTTTTGACAGTATCCGTGAAGCTCTTGTAGAAGAAGGTAGAGTTGAAATTCGAGGATTCGGCTCTTTTAAAGTTAAAGAATACAAGGGATACAAAGGCCGTAACCCTAAGACTGGTGAAAGCGTAACTGTATCTCCTAAAAAACTACCTGTCTTCCGGGCAGGAAAAGAACTCAAAGAAATGGTTAACAAGTAG
- a CDS encoding bifunctional acetate--CoA ligase family protein/GNAT family N-acetyltransferase, with translation MSQSTLKQMFRPTSVVIIGASEESGTPACECMRNLLGGTFLGPVLPVVTQPDSPDTIFGQPVYTAIDTLPITPDLAIVCVDADEVPFYIEELGKRGTQNAILFAPGFSRFDTKEATRKRKRLIELAHKFSVRLLGPNGLGFINPSLGINASLVSSPFSMGKVAFITQSDSLFTSVLDWAVSKSLGFSHVISLGDMLDVGFSEVLDYLHMDMNTRAVLLYLESVTNAREFMSAARALSRLKPVIVVKAGKSHAAEQAVAAHTGMILGADEVYEAAFKRAGMLRMDSIDSVFDTIQALAWAKPLKGNRLAIVANGGAPAFIATDLLLQGGGELAELTDEACQHLDDTLGNGWSYWNPLVIDAKADADMYANAIKPLLRDSSVDGILVLHIPTVGVDSAAIAERVVKTCKRSKKVILTSWLGAGDGDIARNIFFKAKVPSYFTPDSAVRTFLYLVQYRRNQIKLAEAPESRPESKIDVLKSRAIVLQALEDKRQMLTVQESEALLGAYGINCITTRTADSIEDVAAIADEVGYPLAIKVISPDIYRKSQVGGVMLDINNKIEATAAAESIVMNVAQYQPAARINGFAVQRMTRRMRGVELAVAIETDPQFGPVIRFGQGGSLAHLIQDTQTELLPLNMSLAKELVASTHVSKQLVGNDTVAGVDTQAVYELLVSISQLLIDIPEIFELEINPVQADASGAFALDAAIRVAWTEVGGADQLAICPYPAELEEIVDVGNGLTVRLRPIRPEDEHAHWDFVEHLSPQDRRFRFFGNVGELPRSEMVKLTQIDYDREMAFIAQTIPEDGEEPLTVASARAMISPDNETSEFAVAVRSDWKRKGLGRMLMSHLVDYLRSRNTKQITGEALGDNKNMVELARSLGFVVSKDFNDDTYHFTLDLRGDGEEDAGET, from the coding sequence GTGAGTCAATCGACGCTAAAACAGATGTTTCGACCGACCTCTGTGGTAATAATTGGTGCTTCTGAAGAGTCTGGAACTCCCGCCTGTGAATGTATGCGAAACTTGCTTGGCGGCACCTTTCTTGGGCCTGTATTGCCAGTTGTGACACAGCCGGATTCGCCGGATACAATTTTCGGGCAGCCTGTTTATACAGCTATTGATACCCTCCCCATTACGCCGGATCTTGCCATTGTTTGTGTTGATGCAGATGAAGTTCCTTTTTACATAGAAGAACTTGGCAAACGCGGAACACAGAATGCGATACTTTTTGCTCCCGGCTTTTCACGGTTTGATACAAAAGAGGCCACACGCAAGCGTAAGCGGCTTATTGAACTGGCTCATAAATTTTCTGTGCGATTGCTGGGGCCTAATGGACTTGGTTTTATAAACCCATCCCTCGGCATTAATGCCAGTCTTGTCTCATCTCCTTTTTCCATGGGGAAAGTTGCCTTTATTACCCAGTCTGATTCCCTGTTTACCTCAGTGCTTGATTGGGCTGTGTCTAAATCTCTTGGTTTTTCTCACGTAATTTCTCTCGGGGACATGCTTGATGTAGGTTTCAGCGAAGTGCTGGACTATTTGCACATGGATATGAATACCCGTGCTGTATTGCTTTATCTTGAGTCTGTTACCAATGCCCGCGAATTTATGTCTGCCGCGCGAGCGCTTTCACGCTTAAAACCCGTTATTGTAGTTAAGGCAGGAAAATCTCACGCCGCTGAGCAGGCTGTGGCGGCGCATACTGGTATGATTCTGGGCGCGGATGAAGTGTACGAGGCTGCGTTTAAACGTGCCGGGATGCTTCGAATGGATTCTATTGATTCAGTATTTGACACAATTCAGGCGCTGGCATGGGCAAAGCCGTTAAAAGGGAACCGGTTGGCAATTGTAGCAAATGGTGGGGCACCTGCATTTATTGCAACTGATTTGTTGTTGCAAGGAGGCGGAGAACTTGCAGAATTAACAGACGAAGCCTGCCAGCATCTGGATGACACTCTTGGGAATGGCTGGTCATATTGGAACCCTTTAGTAATTGATGCAAAGGCCGATGCTGATATGTATGCCAACGCCATTAAGCCGTTGCTGCGCGACAGCTCGGTGGATGGTATTCTCGTGTTGCACATCCCTACTGTCGGGGTGGATAGTGCCGCCATTGCAGAACGGGTTGTGAAAACGTGTAAGCGCAGTAAAAAAGTTATTCTTACAAGCTGGCTTGGTGCTGGCGACGGGGATATCGCTCGTAACATATTTTTTAAAGCAAAAGTGCCTTCCTATTTCACACCGGACAGTGCCGTGCGTACTTTCTTGTACCTGGTGCAGTACAGACGTAACCAGATCAAACTGGCAGAAGCACCTGAGTCGCGTCCGGAAAGCAAAATAGATGTATTAAAAAGCCGTGCCATTGTGTTGCAGGCGCTGGAAGATAAACGTCAGATGCTTACAGTGCAGGAATCAGAAGCGTTACTGGGTGCGTATGGTATTAACTGTATTACTACACGAACTGCTGATTCCATCGAAGATGTTGCGGCAATTGCGGATGAAGTCGGTTATCCTCTGGCTATTAAAGTTATTTCGCCGGATATTTATCGTAAGTCGCAGGTTGGCGGTGTGATGCTGGATATTAATAACAAAATTGAAGCAACCGCAGCTGCTGAATCTATAGTAATGAATGTTGCGCAGTATCAGCCTGCTGCGCGCATTAACGGTTTTGCTGTCCAACGAATGACCCGGCGGATGCGTGGCGTAGAGCTTGCTGTGGCAATTGAAACTGATCCTCAATTCGGGCCTGTTATCCGTTTCGGGCAGGGGGGATCCCTTGCACATCTTATACAGGATACGCAGACGGAATTGCTGCCGCTTAATATGAGTCTTGCCAAAGAACTTGTGGCCTCAACACATGTGAGTAAGCAGCTTGTGGGGAATGACACTGTTGCAGGTGTTGACACACAGGCTGTGTACGAACTGCTGGTGTCCATTTCGCAGCTGCTTATTGATATTCCGGAAATTTTTGAGTTAGAGATTAATCCCGTGCAGGCCGATGCCAGCGGTGCTTTTGCGCTTGATGCTGCCATCCGGGTCGCGTGGACAGAGGTTGGTGGAGCTGACCAGCTTGCAATCTGCCCGTACCCTGCTGAACTGGAAGAAATTGTCGATGTAGGCAATGGGTTGACGGTACGTCTGCGTCCCATCAGACCGGAGGATGAACATGCTCACTGGGATTTTGTAGAGCATCTCAGCCCGCAGGACAGAAGGTTCCGTTTCTTTGGCAATGTCGGAGAACTTCCGCGTTCAGAAATGGTTAAGCTGACGCAGATTGACTATGACAGGGAAATGGCATTCATTGCGCAGACTATTCCTGAAGACGGGGAAGAGCCGCTCACTGTTGCCTCTGCTCGCGCGATGATTTCGCCGGATAACGAAACCTCCGAATTTGCCGTGGCTGTACGAAGTGACTGGAAACGCAAGGGACTGGGACGGATGTTGATGTCGCACCTTGTGGACTATCTACGTTCCCGCAACACAAAACAGATTACCGGCGAGGCTCTTGGTGACAACAAGAACATGGTAGAGCTTGCCCGTTCACTGGGGTTCGTTGTTTCAAAAGATTTTAATGACGATACGTATCATTTTACGCTGGATTTACGTGGTGACGGTGAAGAGGATGCGGGAGAGACCTAG
- the acs gene encoding acetate--CoA ligase gives MSQHNIISMQDEQRLFTPFPSKTAGTHIRSLEEYKRQYTRSMEDNEGFWAERANELLDWFSPFTTVLEADMDTPDIRWFTGGTLNVAHNCLDRHLELGRKDKTALIWQGEPEGDVITYTYEQLYEEVCKFANVLKKYGVGKGDRVALYMPMIPELTIAMLACVRIGAVHSIVFAGFSALSLQSRVVDCEAKILVTADAVLRSGRVIPLKSNADDALTACPSVEHVVVVDRAGTAEQGNLEWKEERDIWWHQAMQQSDIKAFCECEPMESEDPLFILYTSGSTGKPKGVVHTTGGYLTYAAHTSQWVFDIQESDVYWCTADIGWITGHSYIVYGPLALGATTVMFEGVPSFPSPDRFWNIVEKFGVTIFYTAPTVIRALMREGLEWTQRHDLSSLRVLGTVGEPINPEAWIWYYENIGKNKTPIVDTWWQTETGGIMIAALPFATPLKPGSATLPLPGIDARIVRPDGSDAEPNEGGHLIIRKPWPGMLRGVFGDPERYKSTYFERFPGMYESGDGARVDNDGYFWIMGRLDDVINVSGHRMGTAEIESALVAHPTVAEAAVVGMPHPIKGESIYAYVTLKADEEETEELRAQLRTWVRKEIGPIATPEVLQFAEELPKTRSGKIMRRILRKIASGSTGDFGDTSTLADPSVITELVEGRTELTGN, from the coding sequence ATGAGCCAACATAACATCATTTCCATGCAAGATGAGCAACGCCTGTTCACTCCATTCCCGTCTAAAACCGCAGGTACTCATATCCGGTCTCTGGAAGAATACAAGCGGCAATACACGCGTTCTATGGAAGACAATGAAGGCTTCTGGGCTGAACGTGCTAATGAATTACTTGACTGGTTTTCCCCGTTCACCACAGTGCTGGAAGCAGACATGGATACACCGGACATCCGTTGGTTTACCGGCGGAACGCTGAATGTAGCCCACAACTGTCTTGACCGGCATCTCGAGCTTGGTCGTAAAGACAAGACAGCTCTTATCTGGCAAGGAGAGCCGGAAGGTGATGTTATTACTTACACTTACGAACAATTATACGAAGAAGTATGTAAGTTTGCAAACGTATTGAAAAAATACGGCGTAGGTAAAGGCGACCGTGTAGCTTTGTACATGCCTATGATTCCGGAATTAACTATTGCCATGCTTGCCTGTGTTCGTATCGGCGCAGTACATTCCATTGTTTTTGCGGGCTTTTCTGCTCTCAGTTTACAAAGCCGCGTAGTGGATTGCGAAGCAAAGATACTTGTTACCGCAGATGCTGTTTTGCGCTCCGGTCGCGTAATTCCCCTTAAATCAAATGCAGACGATGCGCTCACAGCCTGCCCGAGTGTTGAACACGTTGTTGTAGTAGACCGTGCAGGTACTGCTGAACAAGGCAACCTTGAATGGAAAGAAGAACGTGACATCTGGTGGCATCAGGCTATGCAACAGTCTGACATCAAAGCATTCTGTGAATGTGAGCCTATGGAATCCGAAGATCCGTTGTTTATTCTTTACACAAGTGGATCAACAGGAAAACCAAAAGGTGTTGTTCACACTACAGGTGGATACCTGACCTATGCAGCACACACCTCACAGTGGGTTTTTGATATTCAGGAATCTGACGTATACTGGTGTACCGCTGACATCGGCTGGATTACCGGTCATTCTTACATTGTGTACGGCCCGCTTGCTCTCGGTGCGACTACAGTCATGTTTGAAGGTGTTCCAAGCTTCCCTAGTCCTGACCGCTTCTGGAATATTGTAGAAAAATTCGGTGTTACCATTTTCTATACTGCGCCGACAGTTATCCGTGCACTTATGCGTGAAGGTCTGGAATGGACCCAGCGACACGACCTGTCTTCATTGCGGGTTCTTGGGACCGTTGGCGAACCAATCAACCCTGAAGCCTGGATATGGTATTACGAAAATATCGGTAAAAACAAGACACCTATCGTTGATACATGGTGGCAGACAGAAACCGGTGGTATTATGATTGCGGCTCTTCCTTTTGCAACTCCGCTTAAACCGGGATCTGCAACACTGCCACTTCCTGGTATTGATGCACGTATTGTACGTCCGGACGGAAGCGATGCAGAACCAAATGAAGGTGGGCATCTTATTATCCGTAAGCCTTGGCCGGGCATGCTTCGAGGCGTATTCGGAGACCCTGAACGCTACAAAAGTACATACTTTGAAAGATTTCCTGGAATGTATGAATCCGGCGATGGTGCCCGCGTAGATAATGACGGATACTTCTGGATCATGGGACGCCTTGATGACGTTATCAACGTATCCGGACACCGTATGGGTACCGCTGAAATTGAATCTGCACTGGTTGCTCATCCTACAGTTGCAGAAGCAGCAGTAGTAGGAATGCCGCATCCTATCAAAGGCGAAAGCATTTATGCCTACGTCACCTTAAAAGCAGATGAAGAAGAGACTGAAGAATTGCGTGCTCAGCTTCGCACATGGGTACGAAAAGAAATTGGACCGATTGCTACACCGGAAGTATTGCAGTTTGCGGAAGAACTGCCGAAAACCCGGAGCGGTAAAATTATGCGGAGAATCCTGCGGAAAATTGCTTCAGGAAGTACAGGTGACTTTGGTGACACGTCCACGTTGGCCGACCCAAGTGTCATCACCGAGCTCGTAGAAGGACGCACTGAACTGACTGGAAATTAA